The proteins below come from a single Chryseobacterium bernardetii genomic window:
- a CDS encoding MBL fold metallo-hydrolase, which translates to MKLKFLGTGTSQGVPVIGCTCEVCISENPKDKRLRSSVMVTTDENKKILIDCGPDFRQQMLTNHEHTVDLALITHEHNDHVIGLDDMRPLIFKSGKDVPLYCYSRVAHEIKNRFPYAFADVRYPGAPAFELHEIENKPFRVLDTDITPIEVIHFKISVFGYKFKNLAYITDAGFISDTEKKKLKNLDVLILNCIRKFDPHPAHFILPDVIKLFEELKPKKLFLTHISHHLGLHDIEDKQLPDGIHLAYDGLEINF; encoded by the coding sequence ATGAAGTTGAAATTTTTAGGAACCGGTACTTCCCAGGGCGTGCCCGTTATTGGCTGCACCTGTGAGGTGTGTATTTCCGAAAATCCCAAAGACAAGCGTCTTCGCTCTTCCGTAATGGTAACTACGGATGAAAATAAAAAAATACTTATTGATTGCGGTCCGGATTTCAGGCAGCAAATGCTTACCAACCACGAACATACTGTGGATCTGGCACTCATTACTCATGAACATAATGATCATGTGATTGGACTTGATGATATGCGTCCACTCATTTTTAAAAGTGGAAAGGACGTTCCGCTCTACTGCTATTCAAGAGTTGCCCATGAAATCAAAAACCGTTTTCCTTACGCTTTTGCTGATGTAAGATACCCTGGTGCACCGGCTTTTGAGCTTCATGAGATCGAGAATAAACCGTTCAGGGTTTTAGATACGGATATCACTCCTATTGAAGTAATTCACTTTAAAATAAGCGTGTTTGGATATAAATTTAAAAACCTTGCTTATATTACAGATGCAGGCTTTATTTCTGATACGGAAAAGAAAAAGTTAAAGAATCTGGATGTGCTAATTTTAAATTGCATCAGGAAATTTGATCCGCATCCGGCCCATTTTATCCTTCCTGATGTAATCAAACTGTTTGAAGAGCTAAAACCTAAAAAATTATTTTTAACCCATATCAGTCATCATCTGGGGCTTCATGATATTGAAGATAAACAGCTTCCGGATGGAATACATCTTGCCTACGATGGTTTGGAGATTAATTTTTAA
- a CDS encoding TonB-dependent receptor yields MYQKLTPKQKALTINLDPTIYGTFAEIGAGQETVRHFFRAGGASGTIAKAMSAYDKDFSDAIYGKEVKNRYVTQNRLRKMLRYEVALIEERISRDNNPDRKFFSYANTVTTINFDKTVRGHGWVGIRFQTKENEDYNEIVIHVKFKENDATLQQETLGNLGVNLIFGAFHYSDNPRTLVESLYDDIAKDNLEIDMIDFSGPAFAYVDNRLMSLQLVKNGMTDAVIFNSQGSNMLPADVLYKKNIFAVRGSFRPVTKVNIDMLQKGMDMFLKDAICTHEETEVLIEITISNLRADGDIDERDFLDRVDILGKLGYTVIISNFSEYYRLIDYFASYTGGNIGVAMGVNNLLMVFDEKYYKDLSGGILEAFGKFFRNGMRVYLYPYKDPETHQLLNSTNLKVEENLKELYKYFMRNNRIVDITDYNPEFLEIYSREILRKIACCVKGWETQVPEGVAEMIKERGMFGYKEELPLKQFS; encoded by the coding sequence ATGTATCAGAAACTAACTCCTAAACAAAAAGCATTAACAATTAATCTAGATCCTACTATTTATGGTACTTTCGCAGAAATTGGAGCAGGGCAGGAGACTGTTCGTCATTTTTTTAGAGCAGGGGGAGCTTCCGGTACGATTGCTAAAGCGATGTCTGCTTACGACAAAGATTTTAGTGATGCCATCTACGGAAAAGAAGTAAAAAACAGGTATGTTACCCAGAACAGACTTCGCAAAATGCTCCGTTATGAAGTAGCATTGATCGAAGAGAGAATTTCAAGGGATAATAACCCGGACAGAAAGTTCTTTTCCTATGCCAATACAGTAACCACCATCAACTTCGATAAAACAGTAAGAGGCCACGGCTGGGTGGGAATCCGTTTTCAGACTAAAGAAAATGAAGATTACAACGAAATTGTAATCCATGTGAAGTTCAAAGAAAATGATGCTACTCTTCAGCAGGAAACCTTGGGGAACCTTGGAGTAAATCTTATTTTTGGGGCTTTTCATTACTCTGATAATCCAAGAACTTTAGTAGAATCTCTATATGATGATATTGCAAAAGATAATCTTGAAATTGATATGATTGATTTCAGCGGGCCTGCTTTTGCTTATGTTGATAACAGACTGATGTCTCTTCAGTTGGTGAAGAACGGAATGACTGATGCGGTGATCTTTAACTCTCAGGGGAGCAATATGCTTCCGGCAGATGTTCTTTACAAGAAAAATATTTTTGCAGTAAGGGGAAGCTTCAGACCGGTAACCAAAGTAAATATTGATATGCTTCAGAAAGGGATGGATATGTTCCTGAAAGATGCCATCTGCACTCACGAAGAAACAGAGGTGCTTATCGAAATTACCATTTCCAACCTCAGAGCAGATGGAGATATTGATGAAAGAGACTTCCTGGATAGAGTAGATATTCTAGGTAAATTAGGATATACTGTTATTATTTCAAACTTCTCAGAATACTATAGGCTTATTGATTATTTTGCGTCTTACACGGGTGGAAATATCGGAGTAGCAATGGGTGTAAATAACCTATTGATGGTATTTGATGAAAAATATTATAAAGACCTTTCAGGAGGAATCCTTGAAGCATTCGGTAAGTTCTTCCGAAACGGGATGAGAGTATACCTGTACCCTTATAAAGATCCTGAGACCCATCAGCTACTGAACTCTACCAATCTTAAAGTAGAGGAAAACCTTAAGGAATTGTATAAATATTTCATGCGAAACAACCGTATTGTAGATATTACAGATTACAATCCTGAGTTTTTGGAAATTTATTCAAGGGAGATTTTAAGAAAAATAGCTTGTTGCGTTAAAGGCTGGGAAACTCAGGTTCCGGAAGGCGTAGCGGAAATGATTAAAGAGCGCGGAATGTTCGGTTATAAAGAAGAACTTCCTTTAAAACAATTCTCTTAA
- a CDS encoding GAF domain-containing protein, protein MSELKKRLSSILESPKHNTEEKLEKVCHLLDQEISYFNWTGFYFKNGDKDELILGPYVGAPTDHTIIPYGKGICGQVAVSNETFVVPDVHEESNYLSCSIDTKAEIVVPIFKDGKNIGQIDIDSHTIDPFTAEDRELLEWLCNEVSKIL, encoded by the coding sequence ATGTCAGAATTAAAAAAAAGACTTTCCTCTATTCTAGAAAGTCCAAAACATAATACAGAAGAGAAGCTTGAAAAAGTTTGCCACCTGTTAGACCAGGAAATCTCTTATTTCAACTGGACAGGTTTCTATTTTAAAAACGGAGATAAGGATGAGTTGATCTTAGGACCTTATGTGGGAGCCCCAACGGATCATACCATCATTCCTTACGGAAAGGGGATTTGTGGACAGGTAGCTGTTTCCAATGAAACCTTTGTAGTGCCTGATGTACATGAAGAAAGCAATTATTTAAGCTGTTCAATTGATACCAAAGCTGAAATTGTAGTCCCGATATTTAAAGACGGAAAAAACATCGGGCAAATTGATATTGATTCTCACACTATTGATCCTTTTACGGCTGAAGACCGTGAATTGTTGGAATGGCTTTGTAATGAAGTTTCCAAGATTTTGTAA
- a CDS encoding cupin domain-containing protein produces MSGTVILSEGTEFNHVIQEVSKYIHLYVMPFGKNERTFIRIDKRENMYGGKGIVHMIQMFDQNELANNRLAAYMVLLNKGDESGFHTHNVRNEEELYVVVHGTGEYRERTGTEGAIRTKTLQKGDITAISSIGYHSIENTGDEPLIMFVITTNNP; encoded by the coding sequence ATGTCCGGTACTGTTATATTATCTGAGGGAACAGAATTCAATCATGTTATACAGGAGGTTTCGAAATACATTCACCTGTATGTAATGCCATTTGGAAAAAATGAACGAACTTTCATACGTATTGATAAACGTGAAAATATGTATGGTGGAAAGGGAATTGTACATATGATACAGATGTTCGATCAGAACGAACTGGCTAATAACCGGCTGGCGGCTTATATGGTTTTATTGAACAAAGGTGACGAGTCCGGATTTCATACTCATAATGTAAGAAATGAAGAAGAATTGTATGTGGTTGTACATGGAACAGGTGAATACCGGGAAAGAACCGGAACAGAGGGGGCCATCCGTACAAAAACGCTTCAAAAAGGAGATATTACAGCCATAAGTTCTATAGGGTATCACTCTATTGAAAATACGGGTGATGAGCCTTTAATCATGTTTGTTATTACAACCAACAATCCATAA
- a CDS encoding ABC transporter substrate-binding protein yields the protein MKVISLVPSITEALFDLGLTENEIIGRTKFCIHPKEKVKNVPIIGGTKNINIDKIKALQPDIILANKEENIKEQVEALMDNFKVMVTNVETIEDNYYLLKNLGKMLGKEERAQLFNLKIYEILNQTKLEFPVKAAYLIWKNPYMTIGSDTFIHKILTEIGFENIFKDKIRYPEITAEDLGKAEVIMLSSEPFPFKEKHIEELRAFYPDKKIMIVDGEAFSWYGTHIAKCENYFKELLAEIHAMQQS from the coding sequence ATGAAAGTGATCTCTCTAGTACCATCCATCACAGAGGCATTATTTGATTTAGGCCTTACCGAAAATGAAATTATCGGGAGAACGAAATTCTGTATTCATCCCAAAGAAAAGGTAAAAAATGTTCCTATTATTGGTGGAACAAAAAATATTAATATTGATAAAATAAAGGCGCTGCAACCGGATATCATTCTTGCCAATAAAGAGGAAAATATCAAAGAACAGGTAGAAGCTTTAATGGATAACTTCAAGGTTATGGTAACCAATGTAGAAACCATTGAAGATAATTATTACCTGCTTAAAAACCTTGGAAAAATGCTGGGTAAGGAAGAAAGGGCACAACTCTTCAATCTTAAGATCTACGAGATTCTTAATCAGACTAAACTTGAATTCCCGGTAAAAGCGGCTTATCTTATCTGGAAAAATCCGTATATGACCATTGGTTCAGATACGTTCATTCATAAAATACTTACGGAAATAGGTTTTGAAAATATTTTTAAAGATAAAATCAGGTATCCGGAAATTACCGCTGAAGACCTGGGTAAAGCAGAGGTGATTATGCTGTCTTCCGAACCATTCCCTTTCAAAGAAAAGCATATTGAAGAGCTAAGAGCTTTTTATCCCGATAAAAAGATCATGATTGTGGATGGTGAAGCATTTTCCTGGTATGGAACCCATATCGCAAAGTGTGAGAACTATTTTAAAGAATTGCTGGCAGAAATACATGCCATGCAGCAAAGCTGA
- the mgtE gene encoding magnesium transporter: MNSRDELIFNPADIAETLSELPADERLLAFLKVPKEYKAEVFSHLDPDFQEDTIRSIGSDEVSEILNAMTPDDRTALFEDFPDELIKYSINHLNPQERRIALKLLGYNSDSIARLMTPYYIQIRKEWTVKRCLQQIKKVGRKVETMNYLYVVDERNRLIDDLAIGTLLLEEEDTLVSDMTDNHFVAITTTTSKEDAVTYFEKYDRGALPIITEAGVLVGIVTIDDILDQIEQQNTEDIQKFGGLEALDLPYTQTSWTEMIKKRATWLIILFVSEMLTASAMGYFDKEIEKAVVLALFVPLIISSGGNSGSQAATLIIRAMALQEINLKDWWYVMRKEIISGLCLGAILGVIGFIRIMLWQKIGLFDYGQYWVYVGLSVSVSLIAIVLWGTLSGSMIPFVLKKLKLDPATSSAPFVATLVDVTGLIIYFTVAGLFLTGKLL; encoded by the coding sequence TTGAACTCTAGAGACGAACTTATCTTCAACCCTGCCGATATTGCCGAAACTCTCAGCGAACTTCCAGCTGATGAACGGCTGCTCGCGTTCCTGAAGGTTCCTAAAGAGTACAAAGCAGAAGTTTTTTCCCATCTTGATCCGGATTTTCAGGAAGATACGATCAGAAGTATCGGAAGCGACGAGGTTTCCGAAATTCTGAATGCCATGACTCCTGATGACAGGACTGCTCTTTTTGAAGACTTTCCTGATGAACTGATTAAGTATTCTATCAATCACCTTAATCCACAGGAAAGAAGAATTGCCTTAAAACTATTGGGTTACAACTCTGATTCTATTGCCCGTCTGATGACGCCTTATTATATCCAGATCCGTAAGGAATGGACTGTAAAAAGATGTCTGCAGCAGATCAAAAAGGTAGGTAGAAAAGTGGAAACCATGAACTACCTGTATGTAGTGGATGAAAGAAACCGCCTGATTGATGACCTTGCAATCGGTACCTTACTATTGGAAGAGGAGGATACTCTGGTTTCGGATATGACAGACAATCATTTTGTAGCCATCACCACCACAACATCTAAAGAGGATGCAGTAACATATTTCGAAAAATATGACCGCGGTGCTCTTCCTATTATAACAGAGGCTGGTGTTCTGGTGGGAATTGTAACAATTGATGATATCCTTGACCAGATTGAACAGCAAAATACCGAGGACATTCAGAAGTTCGGGGGATTGGAAGCATTAGATCTTCCCTATACTCAAACTTCGTGGACAGAAATGATTAAGAAAAGGGCAACATGGCTTATTATTTTATTTGTTTCTGAAATGCTGACTGCTTCAGCAATGGGCTATTTTGATAAGGAAATTGAAAAAGCAGTTGTTCTTGCCCTGTTTGTTCCATTGATTATTTCAAGTGGAGGAAACTCTGGATCCCAGGCTGCAACCTTGATTATCCGTGCTATGGCGCTTCAGGAGATCAATCTTAAAGACTGGTGGTACGTTATGAGAAAGGAAATCATCTCCGGTTTGTGTTTGGGAGCTATTTTGGGAGTAATTGGCTTTATCCGAATTATGCTTTGGCAAAAAATCGGGCTTTTCGACTATGGCCAATATTGGGTGTATGTAGGATTGAGTGTTTCCGTTTCCCTGATTGCTATTGTACTATGGGGAACTTTATCCGGTTCTATGATTCCTTTTGTTTTAAAGAAGTTAAAGCTTGACCCTGCCACATCTTCTGCTCCATTTGTAGCCACATTGGTAGATGTTACAGGATTAATCATCTATTTTACGGTAGCCGGTTTATTTCTAACAGGAAAATTACTTTAG
- a CDS encoding bacteriocin-like protein — MKNLKLKKLSRPEQKNIKGSGIKKCGDNSDCGPYQCCTNAVCIYIPTSECEPI, encoded by the coding sequence ATGAAGAATTTAAAGCTTAAGAAGCTCAGCAGGCCGGAACAAAAAAACATTAAAGGAAGTGGAATAAAAAAGTGTGGTGACAATTCAGATTGCGGACCATACCAATGCTGTACAAATGCTGTCTGTATATATATTCCCACCTCAGAATGCGAACCAATTTAA
- a CDS encoding bacteriocin-like protein, which produces MKNLKKLSRKAAKQINGGIGLFRCSATRPCSVGYCCNGECLDHDCVIEP; this is translated from the coding sequence ATGAAAAATCTAAAAAAACTCAGCAGAAAAGCTGCTAAACAAATTAATGGCGGTATAGGACTGTTCAGATGCAGTGCAACAAGACCTTGTTCCGTTGGATATTGCTGTAATGGAGAATGCCTTGATCATGACTGTGTGATAGAGCCTTAA
- a CDS encoding bacteriocin-like protein gives MKNLKKLSRQVQKKIKGSGPFKRCTEHYECPGGSCCHNTCVINPCPLE, from the coding sequence ATGAAAAATTTAAAAAAACTCAGCAGACAAGTACAAAAGAAAATCAAAGGCAGCGGGCCTTTCAAAAGATGTACAGAGCATTATGAGTGCCCAGGCGGATCATGCTGCCACAATACCTGTGTTATTAATCCATGTCCCCTGGAATAA
- a CDS encoding bacteriocin-like protein, protein MKNLKKISRETAKQINGGKMERCNENNPCPVGWCCNGICSPFICLEY, encoded by the coding sequence ATGAAAAATTTAAAAAAAATCAGCAGAGAAACCGCAAAACAAATTAATGGCGGAAAGATGGAAAGATGTAATGAAAACAATCCGTGCCCGGTGGGATGGTGCTGTAATGGAATTTGCTCACCATTTATTTGCCTGGAATACTAA
- a CDS encoding bacteriocin-like protein, producing MKNLKKINREAAKQINGGAIARCSNTRPCTIGWCCDGVCSPYICPILD from the coding sequence ATGAAAAATTTAAAAAAAATCAACAGAGAAGCAGCAAAGCAAATCAATGGAGGAGCTATTGCAAGATGTAGCAATACAAGACCATGTACAATAGGATGGTGTTGTGATGGTGTTTGTAGTCCCTACATATGCCCTATATTAGATTAG
- a CDS encoding pyruvate decarboxylase, translating to MRKFIFFTAVTTFLFIGFTSVKAQRNADDKIKKVLYFNPEVEPDIDEIKEPTNNAFFDAVSDNFSGRRNKMLRAEVQVPFDSIDKQTIMDYCSNNDADFAIVSKVRYFKVGFGKYVFSNQVVVSMKLFGADGNLVTETDHDTYRKNMRLLGSTVNSVKIGTEGAIKGIIKKLRKLKPTEAEL from the coding sequence ATGAGAAAATTTATATTCTTTACAGCAGTTACTACTTTTTTATTTATTGGCTTTACTTCAGTAAAAGCACAAAGAAACGCTGATGATAAAATAAAAAAAGTTCTATACTTCAATCCCGAGGTAGAACCCGATATTGATGAAATTAAGGAACCTACCAATAATGCATTCTTTGATGCCGTTTCCGATAATTTCAGTGGAAGAAGAAATAAAATGCTTCGTGCAGAAGTTCAGGTTCCTTTTGATAGTATAGACAAACAGACCATCATGGATTACTGTTCCAATAATGATGCAGATTTTGCTATTGTTTCTAAAGTGCGTTATTTTAAGGTAGGTTTTGGAAAATATGTTTTCTCTAATCAGGTGGTAGTAAGCATGAAGCTTTTTGGAGCTGACGGAAATCTGGTTACAGAAACAGATCATGATACCTACCGCAAAAATATGCGTCTACTGGGATCTACAGTAAATTCTGTAAAAATAGGTACAGAAGGAGCTATTAAAGGAATCATTAAAAAACTGAGAAAACTGAAACCAACGGAAGCGGAATTGTAA
- the rpsO gene encoding 30S ribosomal protein S15, producing the protein MYLTTDKKQEIFAQHGKSAQDTGSAEGQIALFTFRINHLSQHLKANRHDFNTERSLVKLVGKRKSLLDYLKKKDIARYRAIIAALGLRK; encoded by the coding sequence ATGTACTTAACAACAGACAAAAAGCAGGAAATTTTCGCACAACATGGAAAATCTGCACAGGACACAGGAAGCGCAGAAGGACAAATCGCTCTTTTCACTTTCAGAATCAACCACTTATCTCAGCACTTAAAGGCTAACCGTCATGATTTCAACACAGAGAGATCTCTAGTGAAATTGGTAGGTAAGAGAAAAAGTTTACTAGATTACCTTAAAAAGAAAGATATCGCAAGATACAGAGCTATTATTGCTGCATTAGGTTTAAGAAAATAA
- a CDS encoding sugar MFS transporter has protein sequence MNKEVQSQSRNYTVPLITITLLFFMWGFITCMNDILIPYLKQLFKLTFFESMLVQFCFFGAYFIGSLIYFLISISKGDPINKVGYKKGILFGIGLAALGCILFYPAATFSYYPLFLGALFILGLGFTVLQITANAYVSLLGSEESASSRLNMTQAFNAFGTTIAPVLGGHLIFELFSEPDGTFSAVATRIPYLIFAAILLLVGLLISRVKLPSFQTETEETVQGWGALKFSHLKFGVFAMFCYVGGEVAVGSFIISFLEETMKFNEAISKNYLSLYWGGAMIGRFLGAISLNQSISQAKKAVFMLGAATLVFLVIFSIVNLSFEQISFFLVFILLNFAAFFVGKAAPARTLSIFAAINVILLISTMVSHGEMAMYSVLGIGIFNSIMFSNIYTLAISGLGKYTSQGSSLVVMAILGGAIVPIFQGYLADQFGVQHSFIIPVFCYLIILIFGAYCTKYLGHVEATEAKSGH, from the coding sequence ATGAATAAAGAAGTACAATCGCAAAGCAGGAATTATACGGTTCCATTGATTACCATTACCCTGCTTTTTTTTATGTGGGGATTCATTACCTGCATGAATGATATCCTGATCCCCTATCTGAAACAGCTTTTCAAGCTCACTTTTTTCGAATCCATGTTGGTACAGTTCTGTTTTTTTGGAGCTTACTTTATCGGTTCATTAATTTATTTCCTGATTTCCATTTCAAAGGGTGACCCTATTAACAAAGTGGGATATAAAAAAGGAATCCTGTTCGGAATCGGTTTGGCCGCATTGGGCTGTATCCTGTTTTATCCGGCAGCCACATTCTCTTATTACCCACTATTCCTGGGAGCTTTATTTATCCTTGGACTAGGCTTCACCGTATTACAAATCACCGCCAATGCCTATGTTTCCCTGCTTGGTTCAGAAGAATCTGCATCCAGCCGGTTGAATATGACCCAGGCTTTCAATGCTTTCGGAACTACGATTGCACCGGTATTGGGTGGACACTTGATTTTTGAATTATTTTCTGAACCCGACGGAACTTTCAGTGCGGTGGCAACCAGAATTCCTTATTTAATTTTTGCTGCTATCCTTTTATTGGTAGGGCTATTAATTTCAAGAGTAAAACTCCCTTCTTTTCAAACGGAAACTGAAGAAACCGTACAAGGCTGGGGTGCTTTGAAATTCAGCCACTTAAAATTTGGAGTTTTTGCTATGTTTTGTTACGTGGGAGGTGAAGTAGCCGTAGGAAGTTTCATCATCAGTTTCCTTGAAGAAACCATGAAGTTCAATGAAGCCATCAGTAAAAATTATCTTTCTTTATATTGGGGCGGAGCCATGATCGGGCGTTTCCTAGGAGCAATTTCATTAAACCAATCCATTAGCCAGGCAAAAAAAGCTGTTTTTATGCTGGGTGCGGCAACCTTGGTTTTCCTGGTTATTTTCAGTATTGTAAATCTTAGTTTTGAGCAGATCAGCTTTTTCTTAGTCTTCATACTACTGAATTTCGCAGCATTCTTTGTAGGTAAAGCAGCTCCGGCTAGAACCCTTTCTATTTTTGCAGCCATCAACGTTATCTTACTGATTTCTACAATGGTTAGCCATGGAGAAATGGCAATGTACAGCGTTTTAGGAATCGGGATTTTCAACTCCATCATGTTCTCTAATATTTATACATTAGCAATTTCAGGATTGGGAAAATATACAAGCCAAGGTTCATCTTTAGTGGTAATGGCCATTCTGGGAGGAGCTATTGTTCCTATTTTCCAGGGTTATCTTGCCGATCAGTTCGGCGTACAGCATTCATTCATTATTCCTGTATTCTGTTATCTCATCATCCTAATTTTTGGAGCTTACTGTACCAAATATCTTGGGCATGTAGAAGCCACTGAGGCCAAATCAGGACATTAA
- a CDS encoding polyribonucleotide nucleotidyltransferase, whose product MSIPQAFTETVILADGREITIETGKLAKQADGSVVVKCGGTMLLATVVANKEANPGVDFLPLTVDYREKFYAGGRIPGNFFRREAKPSDDEVLTMRLVDRVLRPLFPEDFHAEVQVMISLISYDKAVMPEALAGLAASAAIAITDIPFDGPMSEARVVRIDGELSVNPSYENLLKADIDIMVGATKDSIVMVEGEMKEISEQEMLEAINFAHVEIKKQIEAQERLAAKVGKAFPKREYSHEEHDEEIREKVWKECYDKVYEVAKTPSNKEERGEKFKAVLEEFLAQYADNEEELARVTPFVKVYYHDVEKEAMRQMILEDNIRLDGRDPQTIRPIWSEIDYLPGAHGSAIFTRGETQSLTAVTLGSVKDANMIDSVITQHDERFFLHYNFPPFSTGEARPLRGTSRREVGHGNLAQRALTAVIPAENPYTIRIVSDILESNGSSSMATVCAGTLALMDAGVQITKPVSGIAMGLITDKKSGKWTVLSDILGDEDHLGDMDFKVTGTADGITACQMDIKIQGLSMDIMEKALMQAKDGRLHILNKITETIAQPRADVKPHAPKMVVMEIAKDFIGAVIGPGGKIIQQLQKDTDTVIAIEEIGEIGRIEIAGTDREKINAAIAKINEITFVPVVGEVYKGKVVKVMDFGAFVAIAKGTEGLLHISEIEWARLDKVPYAEGDEVEVKFMGYDDRKKMKLSRKVLLPRPPRPEGKPRPEGQGKPDGQRRPEGQKLQGEKPAASQEPSAEA is encoded by the coding sequence ATGAGTATACCTCAAGCGTTTACAGAAACGGTTATCCTTGCAGACGGCAGGGAAATCACTATTGAAACGGGGAAGCTGGCTAAGCAGGCCGACGGATCCGTGGTGGTTAAATGTGGTGGAACAATGCTTTTAGCAACTGTTGTAGCCAACAAAGAAGCAAATCCTGGTGTAGATTTTTTACCATTAACGGTAGATTACAGAGAAAAGTTCTATGCAGGTGGAAGAATTCCTGGAAATTTCTTCCGTAGAGAAGCAAAACCATCTGATGATGAAGTGCTTACAATGAGATTGGTGGACAGAGTATTACGTCCTCTTTTCCCTGAAGATTTCCACGCGGAAGTTCAGGTGATGATCTCATTGATTTCTTACGATAAAGCAGTAATGCCTGAAGCTTTAGCAGGTCTGGCAGCTTCTGCAGCAATCGCAATTACAGATATTCCTTTTGATGGGCCAATGTCTGAAGCGAGAGTAGTAAGAATTGACGGAGAATTATCCGTTAACCCAAGCTATGAAAACTTATTAAAAGCTGATATTGATATCATGGTTGGAGCAACTAAAGACTCCATCGTAATGGTAGAAGGGGAAATGAAAGAAATTTCTGAGCAGGAAATGCTTGAAGCGATCAACTTCGCTCATGTGGAGATCAAAAAGCAGATTGAAGCTCAGGAGAGATTAGCGGCTAAAGTAGGGAAAGCTTTCCCTAAGAGAGAATACAGCCACGAAGAGCACGACGAAGAAATTCGTGAAAAAGTATGGAAAGAGTGCTATGATAAAGTATATGAAGTAGCAAAAACTCCATCTAACAAAGAAGAAAGAGGAGAGAAATTCAAAGCGGTTCTTGAAGAGTTCTTAGCTCAATATGCTGATAATGAAGAAGAATTAGCAAGAGTAACACCTTTCGTTAAAGTATATTACCATGACGTAGAGAAAGAAGCGATGCGTCAGATGATCCTTGAAGATAATATCCGTCTTGATGGCCGTGATCCGCAAACGATCCGTCCAATCTGGTCAGAAATCGATTACCTTCCGGGAGCTCACGGTTCAGCAATCTTCACAAGAGGAGAGACTCAGTCTTTAACGGCTGTAACTTTAGGTTCCGTAAAGGACGCCAATATGATCGACAGCGTAATTACGCAGCACGACGAAAGATTTTTCCTACACTATAACTTCCCTCCGTTCTCAACCGGTGAAGCAAGACCTTTGAGAGGTACTTCAAGAAGAGAAGTAGGACACGGAAACTTAGCTCAGAGAGCTTTAACAGCTGTTATTCCGGCAGAAAACCCATATACTATCAGAATCGTTTCTGATATCCTTGAATCTAACGGTTCATCTTCAATGGCAACAGTTTGTGCTGGTACATTGGCATTGATGGATGCCGGAGTTCAGATTACAAAACCGGTTTCCGGTATTGCAATGGGATTGATTACTGATAAGAAATCAGGAAAATGGACTGTACTTTCTGATATCTTAGGAGATGAAGATCACCTTGGAGATATGGACTTCAAAGTAACAGGTACTGCAGACGGTATCACTGCTTGCCAGATGGATATCAAAATCCAGGGATTATCTATGGATATCATGGAGAAAGCTTTGATGCAGGCTAAAGACGGAAGATTACACATCCTGAACAAAATCACAGAAACAATTGCTCAGCCAAGAGCAGACGTGAAACCTCACGCTCCGAAAATGGTAGTAATGGAGATCGCTAAAGACTTCATTGGAGCAGTAATCGGGCCTGGTGGAAAAATTATCCAACAATTACAAAAAGATACTGATACTGTTATTGCTATTGAAGAGATCGGAGAAATCGGACGTATCGAAATTGCAGGAACAGACAGAGAAAAGATCAATGCTGCTATTGCTAAGATCAATGAAATTACTTTCGTACCGGTTGTAGGTGAAGTTTACAAAGGTAAAGTAGTGAAAGTAATGGACTTCGGAGCTTTCGTTGCAATTGCTAAAGGAACAGAAGGTTTACTTCACATTTCAGAAATTGAATGGGCTCGTTTAGACAAAGTTCCTTATGCTGAAGGTGATGAAGTAGAAGTTAAATTTATGGGTTACGATGATCGTAAGAAAATGAAACTTTCCCGTAAAGTTCTTTTACCAAGACCTCCAAGACCAGAAGGTAAACCAAGACCGGAAGGACAAGGAAAACCTGACGGGCAAAGAAGACCTGAAGGACAAAAGCTACAAGGTGAGAAACCAGCCGCTAGCCAGGAGCCTTCTGCTGAAGCATAA